TTTTATGCCCAAGGACTAGTTGAGTGGTTACAACTGGGTGAAACCGGTTGCAGTTCAGTTCGGCTTGTGCAATAATCTTCTAGGTGGACTTTTATTGGCAGCCCACCATGTCATTGGTGCCATGCATACTCAATAATATTGGAagtgttttttcattttaccattttaatcataaaaaaaacttttagtcACTACTACATATAAATATTTCTCTTAATTGAAACTCAAACCTTAATTTGTGATATTATTGTTATGACTTGTCCTTCCTACCCTTTTGTTTCTTAGCATggataatcatttttttttctcaaagaagAGAATAATATGCTTGTTTAAAAATGAGCATAGGCTAGGCTGGGGTGTAATGTGTTAGGGAATGAGAAATGGGGTTGAGAAGAAGGAAAAGTACAAGGAAATAAGACTAGTTTAAGTCAAAACGGAAAATTGATTGGATGGTGGGAGAGTATATTAATGCAGAGACAGAGGGGAAACACTTCAAGTGAGATAGTAACGCAGCTGTCACTTGTGTGATATACTACAACTACAAAGCCCACAACCCTCCTCTTCTCTCTTTGGCCAGCAAATTAGAGTTTGCAGCTGTAagatttctttctctctcctccaccaccaccacccttTTTCTCActcccttttccttttctcttaaaatactttaaaaattaacaactccttttattttcctttctacatttttttaattaaccaaCTTCTCTGtcacaaacaaccatcaaataATAACGATACCACACACCATCATAAaccatccaccacccttttcccCTTAGCCCCTCTTCTCAAATTCAATGATTCTTCTGTGGTGAATGGTGGAGGAGCACAACTACAACTACAAggcacaagaagaagaagaagaagaagaagaagaagggggtGTTGTTGAATGGTGGAGCACAACTACAACTACAAgacacaagaagaagaaaatggcagagacaagttaattataattagagatcagaagaagaaacaaggacacacacagacacacccTTTTGAGCTTAACTAGCTTTTTTCATGCATGAACAAGGGCACCCTTTATTTCTTCCTTTGAGACACTATGGCTTACCCGCATTACCGATCACAGTTCGGAGACACAACGTTCACTAAGGTCTTCGTTGGAGGCCTAGCTTGGGAGACTCCAACCGAAGAAATGCGCAAATATTTTGAGCAGTTTGGCGACATTCTTGAAGCTGTCATTATCACTGATAAGAGCACAGGAAAATCTAAAGGCTACGGATTCgtatgtttctctctctctctctctctctcacccacacacacactttGCCTTTGATTCTTTTTTCACCTCAACGTGTGTTGTGTTGTTTGATTTGATCCTCATTACACAAAAACGTGTCCTATATATAAACACAATAAACAACAGGTAACATTCCGTGATCCAGAATCAGCTAGAAGGGCATGTGCTGATCCAAACCCAGTTATAGATGGAAGAAGAGCAAATTGTAACATTGCTTCTCTAGGAAGACCTAGACCATCACCACCTAGAGGTTAATtaatttcactttcttttattttatttgcattTTGTATCTTACAATGTTATGAACAAACATAATCATTACCATCgcatcataaattattatatttaggaTATGTGTATATAATAAGTGTAACATAATGTTTTGTTAATTCCTTTATCAAATTTGAGGTTGTGTCTTGTGGGGTCGTAATGCAGGAAGAGGTACATTCCAAGGAGGAGCACCAGTGACGGCAGCAGCGTCTTACGGTGGAGTGCCGGCGGCTGGGCCGCCGGCACTGGCGCCGCCGCCACCGCCGCTAGTGTACCCGCCATATGGGTAAGTGACTTAGCTTTGTTCATTTACTGTGGGCATTTATTATTACCCATGTCTGTCACTCACAGTCAAAGGGGAACTGGTCCATGGCATTAATTGAGAACTGCATATAGACGCACACATTGCTGTCTACATATGTCGCTTGACTGCTCCCCCCTCCAATTACAGTAGGTCTTGGTGACAGCGTGAAAGTCCTCACGTATCATATCACCATTAAAAGTACACACAAGGCCAAATTTTCAACAGCCATCATGTGCATTTCCTTCCCCCTATAGTTTGCTTCATCTTGTTTTTTAACTACTACCCCCCCATAAAGCTTAATCAATTGCATTTCCTCCATTCTTATGAGTTGTTGATCAACCACTGCATTGCATATTTATACATGAACGTGTaaatacaataaaaacaaaaatatttattacattgAAAAAGGTGATCAAAAGAAAAACTTCTGACCATTATACAGAGTCAAGGTTATAATAGATTAATTAtcgataaaatcaaaatatatttcacATTAGATGGTTAAAAAAGTCAAATAGTATTGTTTAATGAATGTGGTAAtttgaacttttctttttatgttgaaACCtcaaagaacaaaataaaactaactttacatagggaaaaaaaagagatgGAGATAGATTAGGTTtctctgttttatttttgtgcGGTAAGGAGAAGGAGTGAGGGAAATTGTTGAGTTATTAATGTCATAAGTTAAAGAGGCCTAAGAAGATAGGGTACCCTTAGATTTTACCTATCGATGAGAAACATTACCTTTGTAACTTATGTAATTGATGTATACAACTATGGTAATAGTAGAAATGCTGGTGACAATAGGTAAAGATCAATGAATATTTAATCCGtggatgtaaatttttttatgtgtcATATATTAGTGGTCCTGcgttaataaatttgttttataatctTGTACATAATAAAATCCCTCATCTCTCGGTACTTTTGCATGTCCTGTACCATCAAGTCATTTTCTCACCAGCAATGTTATTGTTGCCTTATGAGTTGTATTAGTTGGTAAATTGAAACGTACTCTCAGAATATGATGAACGTATAAAAAAGAACAGAGTGGAAATtactcttatatatttttttttcaaaataggcTTATTTTCTGTAGAAggcataatataaattttagttttgtatACAATGGAACCGCAGAAAGCTAATACAAAGAAGTGTAGAAGATAAACGGTGTTACTTTATTTGTTTCTATTTACAACTTTTATCGTTATATATAAACTCTCAGGTGTTTCAACCTTTTTTCTTCTATCGTAAAAAacttaccattttttttaaagttaattacGTTTATTTGAATGGGATTTATCAACATTAGCCGAATCTTTTCTCTGCTAAGTTTATACAATATTGTAggatattaaattttactatagagagatattttgtctctttaccGTAAAGCTAAAGATATTAttgcaaaataataaaatattaagattttgAACTGGTCATTCAACTTGTTGAATCGCCTAGAAACTTCTACCAATTATCACAGTTGATAATTCTTTATACGTTCTATCAGAAATTTCCTTCCTTAAACTCCACTCTGTCAGTTGCAACCGGACTGCATAGTTGATACTTTTATGTGCATGCAAAATTTCATATCATTGGATGCCACCTTGACCATTCTTTATATACATCGCTTTATTCCTTCCTTTTTCTGCTTGATGGGGGCAACAACATGTTCATAATGCCCGAGCCACAAAAAAGGACCCCTATCACTGAATCACTCATAACTAATTCAATCTTAAGGACCATGCATTGCACACCATACCATACCACAAAGCAAGCACTAACTCTCATTACACACTGATCAATTTGGGGGTCCCACATGACAACTAAAGCTAGTGATATTAATGTTCTTTTTCctcacatatttaatttattaccgAGAAAAAAAACCCTACATATATTAAGTTCAGTGCCAATCCACAACAATAGGAGTCTTCCATTTTGAGCCATTTCTTCTCAAAGAAACAAATGCACCAAAGCATTAATGTATTTTCCTTCCATATTTGCTTAGTGATTAAATTGCTTTTAACTCTCTTTGCAGCTACCCTACCTACACCCCTGATTATGGGTACCACCAAGTaagcatcttttttttttctccctccaatcaatcaattaattagaacatgtattttttcttttaatgatgTCAGGGCTGGTTACTAATTATAATGGAGAACAGTTGTGTAACATTGGCTTAATGATTGATTGTGCAAATTTTGTGTTGAGCACAGGCCTCATTGTATAACCCACAAATTCAGCAACCACAATACTACCACCAACAACTCTACGGACCATCATCTTCCACCATGGGTTCCCCTTATTACTATGGCTATTCTGTGCAAGCACCAAGGGGCACATTCTCTTCAACCCAACCACATCGCATACCAGCTGGACCCTCCTATCTATACTACCCTACACCCATGGAAAGCTCTTTCTCTGCTTATCGTCCACCACCTCAATTGCAACAACTTCCAATAAGGCAACCCCCTCCTTCCCCTAGTggtagtttttcttttctcttctctaaTAAGCtgatttaattcaaatttaaaagtttagtTGACATATATCATATATGGTCCATGTTAAAGTTTTTGCATGTTACTCCATCCAATCAGAAACTATtcttagaataatttttaagaaaattattatagaaatcaataaattttttgtatgatttataATTAGACGATATGTCTACAAATATTAGTTCAATTAGTTGAATttagttattgtaatttttttatattaaagtttaacttttttcattagtaaaagaaattaaacaaaaatgtaaaaaaaaagttacattgtTAATGCATGTTGATTCTAAGTTCAATTACCCTTTCGGTAGTGaatattcatgatttttaatttgtgtgTGTCACTTAAATATATGCATACACACATGGCCAGGAGAGTGGGGTGAAAGAGGGGTGCACAGAGATTTATGAATTGTGATGCACTTACTGACACacaatatatattatgatttggCTGTAACATGTGGCCATAGGGGTCCACATGGGCAACCCCAGCCCCATGTGAATGAGCTGTCCCGGTTGTGCCATGAACCGTATAATGTATCGGTCAATGTGGAAGAAAGTCATGACAGAGGAAGAGGTCATCATGTAAAGTAACAGTGAATGCATGTGGTTTcagtaggaaaaaaataatattgtggtGGTTAAATTGTTTAAAGAACCAGTCAAATGGTCTTGCATACATGCATTGGCCCACAGTGCATGTTTCATACTACCACTGCTGTAAGTTTTTAATGTTAAACAAATGTAGTAACCAAAACAAattacttgatttttcttcagcTATATCAACCTCTAATTGTTTTCGAATTTCTTACCCTGTTTGAGTACAGCTTGTGCTACAAAATCCCATGTATATTCTGTATACataggagaaagaaaaagttttggatgatttttttatataattagtcGTAAAATATACATCACAGATGAAAATAGATTACCACTCACATGtactttataaattttgtttgctATTACCATATGAAAATGAGTTAAAGTTAAATTTGTGTTTTATCAAACAACTAGTGAAAATCAAAACTGTTACTATCTCACTGTATTGTatcaatttttggaattttcattttcacttcctCCCACAAGCAAACACTAATGGAAGGTCCTCTCAATATGATTTGCTTAAATGTCAAACAAATTCATGTATAGAGTAGGATCAATCTGTAGCTTAATGCATAGAGATTAGTTGattatattgatatatattCTTCACAACAATGTGACTATTGTTTATTATGGTTGATTATGATCAGATTCACAGACTCAGCAGCGTGCCTCCTCCGAGACAGCAGGAGGAGTAGTTATAACTTCAGAAAGTTCAAATACCCAAGGGAGGAactgataaatatatatacctgCTAAGTTTCAACTGTATAATcttcaaattaaatttcatcaCATTAATTCTTGATCTTTTTCCACATcatatcttcatttttttggtccaCATGCTGTAGCTTTTAGGCAATAATGGTTCTTATCAGATTAGTTGTGTTCCCCATAGCTATGGCATTCAAAAGTTGGACTAATCTACTTCATGGAGATTATCTTCATTCTCTTTTCCTTGTCTTCAAGGATTTTCACTTATATCACTTTCACtaattaattctattttcttttaagttataCTTTCTCCCTTTTTAAGAGCTTAACATGCACGTTACATCATCAATATCCCGTGTTTATATCAAGGTCGGCCTAATGTTTATTTATGCATAAAATATTCAGAGatgagattttttaaaaagtaataaaataatttattaaaagtattatagatttatttttttgatatagGGCAAGGGTAAAATTTTAGAGATGTGAGATGATACGCgcaatttgttatttttctcaGTTCTAGATAGCAAGGTGAAAAGCCGAGTGCTAATGGGACAGATGTGGACATGAAtacattgaagaaaaatataataatgtggttgttttttttagaaaaatatttaatcattcTTAATAAATTAGTGTATGTATCATGTAatgattagtttttatttttaaaatattatttgtaaataaaaatatttattttgaaggcCTAAAATAATGGTTTAATTACTAGCGTGATGCATGGGTTGGTTTTAACTTTATGTTCTACCAACTGGCATGTAGATGAATTCTAGTGTGGGAGATTTTTGTAAGTCTCCTATCGTGGGAAAGAAATTACAATTACatacaccaatttttttttaaactaaaagttaatatttttttttctttttcaatttaccCTCTTTTTCCAGCTCCCTTGTGATCGTTTCACTTGAAATTTTCCCTTTTCCCTACTTTGAAACCCTAACCCCACCTCTTCATCACAATGACAAAGGAGTGAAAGCTTTGATCGTCTGACCCTGAACCCACTAAATCCGTCGAAGTCGAATTGCACCAACAATATTAACACCTAATCAAACTCGACCAAAATTCCAACCCTTTACAAACCCTTTTCCTCCGCCAAGTTTGAAGAACAAAATGGTAAAGTGCTATAATAATGAGGCTTTTGATACCAATAGGAAACCATGCACACTCCATAGAGTTTGCAACTTTACATAGACCTCACAAATGGccagatgaaaaaaaaacacaataaatcTTAcacatttgagaaaaaaaaccataaaaagaaaagataaaaaaaagtgggtTACGAGGGTGGATATGGTGTACCTCAAATTTGGCGGATTTGGTTGGTTGACATTGACAACTATGTCGGGGATTTCGACAATATCATAAAGGGAGAGATTCAGAATGAGAGAGTTCAACTTCATCAAAAGTGAAATGGGTTGTCTGATCCCACCGATGACATCAAGAATTGCAACCTTGCACTCCAACACTTCCTTGGTGTTGTATCCATGGAGAGAGAGGTGAAAGACATTGCAAGTTGTGGTGGATCGAGTAAAGATATATGAGCATTCATGACTTCATCATTTTCTCtcccttttctttattttttttgttttaacgtcacaagtttttgagaaaaaatgaagGAGAAAAGGGGAGAACACAACATTATTAATGGAAGAGTAGGTTGATTATGGTGATGTCATTGTCGGCTTTGATGTCGTGACGACGAAAAAATTTGCACTTTATCTATATCTTAGTAATGAAACAATTGTTTTATTACTAAGATAAGTAGATTTTTCGGCAATAAAATAATCCTTCTCTTCAGTAACCGTGCTTCAGTTCTGCTTCAACTTTCTTCCTCTATTtccttactctttttttttttaattccaattTGAAAAACCACTCATTACGGTACCTAGCTCTACATCTCCAGACCTATGAGGTCACGTCCCCGAGCTAGGAAGCTTCTGCACGGTATAACAAAAAATCCCAACCAAatatcatttttgcattttcattccaAGCTCAGTTGATTTTTGCATCACCATTCCAACTGCATGTTAAGCAAGCTCACCTCATTTCTGCATTTTCATTCTCTGTTCTAGGAAGCTTCTACACCTATGCAAATTCAACAACCCCACCTCACTTGGTAAACATTTTTTCTATCTATCGTCTCATGCTTTGTTTTATAGTTAGATTAATGGCGTTTTAATGACTGTTAACAACCTTCTTTCTGcatttctctgtttttttaagtatttaaactttttttaagctTTGCAATTGTGGAGCAAAGATTAATGACCATTGGTAAGGATTTAAacctgttaattttttattttttgtaatgtaGTGGTTCTTATTTTTGCAAATAACTGCCattaatatatttcataataGAAACCATTGTGAAATTTACAAATAATTGTCATTTGTGTATTTGTTTAGCACTGTTTCGTAGATTGAATTCCATAGCCAAAATAAATGACCACAAGGAAACTTGGAAGGTTGTTGTTCGACTTATAAACATGTGGGCTATACCAAGATTAGCTAAGTTTATTATTGAGCTAattttgttggatcgagtgacctcagaataattaagaagggggggttgaattaattattcctaaacctttactaattaaaaaattactcttttaatgcttttactaaattgttaagagaatgaggagtagaagagaatcttaacagaaagtaaaagcggaaattaaatgcacagcggaaagtaaaagagtagggaagaaggaaacaaacacacaaaagtttttatactggttcagcaacaatccgtgcctacatccagtccccaagcgacctgtggtccttgagatttctttcaaccttgtaaaaatccatttacaagcaaagatccacaagggatgtacccttccttgttctctttgaacctagtggatgtaccctcaactaaaactgatccataagagatgtaccctctcttgttctcagtcaacaacccaagtagatgtaccatctacttgtaccacaaaggatgtaccttccaatgtgttaagacaaagatctcaggcggttaaacctttgatactttgtgaatggggatacaaaagaattctcaggcggttagtcctttgaatacttttgtattagggaatgggaagaatcaaaagaattctcagactgtgtcgttttgaattctttgacaagggagatgggagacacaaaagaattcaggcagttagtccttcgttcttttggaaaagggagaagagagacacaaaaagaattcaggcggttagtccttggcgaattctttttggcaaagggagaagggaatgaaaagatgaataacacaagttttcaaggtttggaaaactagaaaacttcagaaagcttttggtacaaagaagaagaagaagttcaaagagattcaaggcttgtaaaggattgtatgaaataagtgttcaagatgtttgaaatgtaaaacaaagccttgcttttatagactctccatgtctggtcaagaagaccattcagaagagttataacttttagaaaaacttaaaacccatttgaaaaagtcaaaacctttttgaagagttacatcttttgatttttttcagaaatagttactggtaatcgattaccaaatcagtgtaatcgattacacaaagcttttaggtgaaaggatgtgactcttcacatttaaatttgaatttcaacgttcaagggcactggtaatcgattaccaaaacattgtaatcgagtacagccttttgaaaataattggaacgttgtaaattcaatttgaaaactttttcaaac
The genomic region above belongs to Glycine max cultivar Williams 82 chromosome 14, Glycine_max_v4.0, whole genome shotgun sequence and contains:
- the LOC100788516 gene encoding RNA-binding protein 38 isoform X2; translation: MAYPHYRSQFGDTTFTKVFVGGLAWETPTEEMRKYFEQFGDILEAVIITDKSTGKSKGYGFVTFRDPESARRACADPNPVIDGRRANCNIASLGRPRPSPPRGRGTFQGGAPVTAAASYGGVPAAGPPALAPPPPPLVYPPYGYPTYTPDYGYHQASLYNPQIQQPQYYHQQLYGPSSSTMGSPYYYGYSVQAPRGTFSSTQPHRIPAGPSYLYYPTPMESSFSAYRPPPQLQQLPIRFTDSAACLLRDSRRSSYNFRKFKYPREELINIYTC
- the LOC100788516 gene encoding RNA-binding protein 38 isoform X3, coding for MAYPHYRSQFGDTTFTKVFVGGLAWETPTEEMRKYFEQFGDILEAVIITDKSTGKSKGYGFVTFRDPESARRACADPNPVIDGRRANCNIASLGRPRPSPPRGRGTFQGGAPVTAAASYGGVPAAGPPALAPPPPPLVYPPYGYPTYTPDYGYHQASLYNPQIQQPQYYHQQLYGPSSSTMGSPYYYGYSVQAPRGTFSSTQPHRIPAGPSYLYYPTPMESSFSAYRPPPQLQQLPIRQPPPSPSGVHMGNPSPM
- the LOC100788516 gene encoding RNA-binding protein 38 isoform X1 — encoded protein: MAYPHYRSQFGDTTFTKVFVGGLAWETPTEEMRKYFEQFGDILEAVIITDKSTGKSKGYGFVTFRDPESARRACADPNPVIDGRRANCNIASLGRPRPSPPRGRGTFQGGAPVTAAASYGGVPAAGPPALAPPPPPLVYPPYGYPTYTPDYGYHQASLYNPQIQQPQYYHQQLYGPSSSTMGSPYYYGYSVQAPRGTFSSTQPHRIPAGPSYLYYPTPMESSFSAYRPPPQLQQLPIRQPPPSPSDSQTQQRASSETAGGVVITSESSNTQGRN